Genomic window (Salinibacterium sp. M195):
CGTACTTCGGCGAGCATCGCAACGAGATCGGGAAGCCCCTTGCGAAGCAGTGGCTCTCCGCCTGTCAACCGAATTTTCTGCACACCATGCGCTGCCGCTACCCGAGCGAGGCGTGTGATTTCTTCAAAGCTCAGCAGCTCTTCGCGCGGCATGAAGGCATAATCGCGTCCGAAAATCTCCTTCGGCATACAGTAGACGCACCGAAAATTGCAGCGATCTGTCACAGAAATGCGGAGGTCGTGCAGGCCTCTACCTCGAGCGTCAGTGACGGAACTCATCAACGTAGAGGAAGCCATGGCCTCAGCCTAGCTGCACCTCGCTGGGTGAACTGCTTGCGCTGATTCGTCGGGGGTAGATCGTCACCGCCGCGGGATCAACGAACGCCGTGATCGAGTCACCTGACGATATTCGTTCTTCTAATATCTCAGTAGCGGATGCCTCAGCCGCGACGCTATCACCACGGAAAGTGAGACGCACACCCCGAACCGCGGGCTCAAGAGTAGCGATGCTCGCCCGCCACGTGTTTGGTATCTCGTGGCCTGCGAATGCCACCCTCGGACGACCGTGCTCCGATCGCAGAGACGTCACGACTACAGCCGATGGCGAAAAGACAATCGACGCCTCAGAGCCGATCGGAGGAAGAGGCGCGAGAGAAGCAAACCGTCGCCCGTCGGCTGTTCTCACGAGAGTGGCTGTTTCGACGATTCCGTTGAGCAGATTGAGGTTCACCAGCGCGGCCGCGAACGGCGAAGCCGGCTGCCGGAGAACACGATCAGCACCACCGATGTCCACTATCTTTCCCTCCTCCATGATGGCTACACGGTCTGCCAACACCATCGCGTCGACCACATCGTGAGTGACGATGATTGTCGCTGCGAGCCTGCCAGACACATGGCCAGGGAGCGTGCTGTGGCGATCGGTGAGGCGTTCGCGCAACAGCGTGCGAACGAGAGAAGCGTTCTGAATATCAAGCGCGGCCATCGGCTCGTCGAATAGCAGCACGTCTGGCTCGGTAGCAAGCATCCGGGCGATAGCGATGCGCTGCTGCTGACCGCCAGAAAGCGACGCTGGTGCACGTTCCGCGAACTCCGTGAGGCCAACAGCAGCAATCCACGCTCCGGCGATCCGGCGCGCCGGAGCGGCACCGATCCCCCGTGCTCGCGGACCAAACGCTACGTTCTCCAGCACAGTGAGATGCGGAAACAGCAGCGAGTCCTGCCCGAGAAGACTGATCCGGCGACGGTGCACGGAAACATCGCGCTTTCGAGACCCGTGTGCCGGCACGCGAGTCAGTGCTCTGCCGTTGACGGTGACGACACCGCGATCGGGAGTCACGAGCCCGGCGATCGCCGCGAGCAGTGTTGACTTGCCGGAGCCGTTCGGACCGAGGATCGCTACGGTCTCTCCCGCCCCGACCTTAAGAGCCACATCGAGCGTGAACGGACCTCGCTGTACTACAAGTTCAGTCTGCAAGACCATTCGTCACATCCCCGGAGTGGTTCGCCAGCTGCGCAAGAGCAACAGGATGATGATTCCGACGACCACAAGGAGGAGCGAGAGAGCGATTGCGGAATCCTGCGTCGCGCCCGCTCCGTTGAACGCGGTGTAGATCGCGAGAGGCATCGTGCGCGTAATGCCCGCCGCGTTGCCAGCGAAGAGCGCTGTGGCCCCGAACTCGCCAAGCGCACGAGCGAAGCACAGCACGGTGCCCGCGAGAAGGCCGGGAAGGATGGTCGGCAACGTCACCCGGCGAAACACGGTCCAGCGACCAGCGCCGAGAGTCGCGGCGACCGTTTCGAATCCCGTCCCCGCTGTACGCAATGCCCCCTCGACGGCGATCACCAGAAACGGCAGCGCCACAAATGATTGGGCGATGACTACGGCCGCCGTCGTGAAAGGGATGTGGATGCCGAAGGTGAGTTCCAAGAAGCCGCCAACTAGTCCGTTACGTCCGAGCAAATAGAGCAAAGCGATGCCGCCGACGAGGGGCGGCATGACAAGAGGCAGGGTCGTGAGTGCCCTCAGCAACCCAGCGAGGCGGG
Coding sequences:
- a CDS encoding sulfate/molybdate ABC transporter ATP-binding protein, producing the protein MVLQTELVVQRGPFTLDVALKVGAGETVAILGPNGSGKSTLLAAIAGLVTPDRGVVTVNGRALTRVPAHGSRKRDVSVHRRRISLLGQDSLLFPHLTVLENVAFGPRARGIGAAPARRIAGAWIAAVGLTEFAERAPASLSGGQQQRIAIARMLATEPDVLLFDEPMAALDIQNASLVRTLLRERLTDRHSTLPGHVSGRLAATIIVTHDVVDAMVLADRVAIMEEGKIVDIGGADRVLRQPASPFAAALVNLNLLNGIVETATLVRTADGRRFASLAPLPPIGSEASIVFSPSAVVVTSLRSEHGRPRVAFAGHEIPNTWRASIATLEPAVRGVRLTFRGDSVAAEASATEILEERISSGDSITAFVDPAAVTIYPRRISASSSPSEVQLG
- a CDS encoding ABC transporter permease, with product MPRLLYIPAAVGFALLVLPLVGLVARADWPRVPAAIVSAEALSALGLSLQTALSATALCLIVGVPLALVIARSGPRLAGLLRALTTLPLVMPPLVGGIALLYLLGRNGLVGGFLELTFGIHIPFTTAAVVIAQSFVALPFLVIAVEGALRTAGTGFETVAATLGAGRWTVFRRVTLPTILPGLLAGTVLCFARALGEFGATALFAGNAAGITRTMPLAIYTAFNGAGATQDSAIALSLLLVVVGIIILLLLRSWRTTPGM